A single window of Lutzomyia longipalpis isolate SR_M1_2022 chromosome 1, ASM2433408v1 DNA harbors:
- the LOC129787171 gene encoding protein YIF1B-B isoform X1 — MNYNANASARQRKLENSSGVRKPKRVSDTNAMGPAAPLQGAPQFMSTPQQPYGMATSTPTYAPQNPSPQQQFQMPQQQQQNYGFDQNINQSNYSQYPGGNFAPGQQPQAQQMPFGGAPGGQPGGFPGQFSMLQQPIVQDMAMQYGQRLADQGKELVNREFEKYIPVTRLKYYFAVDNRYVINKLRLLFFPFTHTDWSLKYDQDSPVQPRYDVNAPDLYIPTMAYITYIVLAGLALGMQDRFSPEQLGILASSALAYSIFELIIYSVTLYVANISTSLKTLDLLAFSGYKYTIINFCILVSILFRRSGYYAALAYCSFSLAFFLLRNIKAKVLSNPQTAPVPGGYDPYGNQQQFDQTLGHKRKLYFLLLVAALQPLLAFWLSWHLIPSVTLEVQ; from the exons ATGAACTACAACGCCAATGCTAGCGCCCGGCAGCGTAAGTTGGAAAATT CCAGCGGTGTCCGGAAACCCAAGAGAGTTAGCGATACGAATGCAATGGGTCCAGCTGCACCCCTACAGGGTGCTCCGCAGTTTATGTCCACTCCACAGCAACCGTATGGAATGGCAACAAGTACACCCACGTATGCTCCGCAGAATCCTTCACCACAGCAGCAATTCCAAATgccgcagcagcagcagcagaatTATGGATTTGACCAAAATATCAATCAGAGCAATTATTCCCAGTACCCAGGAGGTAATTTTGCGCCGGGTCAGCAGCCACAGGCACAGCAGATGCCCTTTGGTGGGGCACCAGGAGGTCAACCGGGTGGTTTTCCGGGGCAATTTTCCATGTTGCAGCAACCAATTGTCCAGGACATGGCAATGCAGTATGGGCAGCGACTTGCAGATCAGGGCAAGGAGTTGGTTAATCGGGAATTTGAAAAGTATATCCCGGTTACGCGGCTCAAGTACTACTTTGCCGTGGACAATAGGTACGTCATCAATAAGCTGCGGCTCCTCTTCTTCCCCTTCACCCACACGGATTGGTCGCTGAAGTACGACCAAGACAGCCCGGTGCAGCCGAGGTATGACGTCAATGCTCCGGATCTCTACATCCCAACCATGGCCTACATCACGTACATTGTGCTTGCTGGACTCGCTCTGg gGATGCAGGATCGTTTCTCGCCGGAACAGCTGGGCATCCTGGCATCAAGCGCCTTGGCTTACAGCATCTTTGAACTCATCATCTACTCTGTGACTCTCTACGTGGCCAACATTTCGACATCCCTCAAGACACTGGATCTGCTCGCCTTCTCCGGCTACAAGTACACCATCATCAATTTCTGCATCCTCGTCAGTATCCTCTTCCGCCGGTCCGGATACTACGCTGCACTCGCCTACTGTAGCTTCTCCCTTGCCTTCTTTTTG CTACGCAACATAAAGGCGAAGGTGCTGTCAAATCCACAGACCGCTCCTGTGCCCGGGGGCTACGATCCGTACGGGAATCAACAGCAATTCGACCAGACATTGGGtcacaaaagaaaactctATTTTCTCCTCCTGGTTGCCGCCCTCCAGCCACTCCTGGCCTTCTGGCTATCGTGGCATCTCATACCGAGTGTCACGCTGGAAGTTCAGTAG
- the LOC129787166 gene encoding uncharacterized protein KIAA0513 isoform X1, translating into MVDFPSTSQKTNGDVQKMRQLMGRTPGIIKSKFLSVIGSSNEIFNGISSKVCKCVLYYAKYLIIYAMCKNKIERESCFKKVQNNKIIHSLICQGSWTNIKQFILQLEALSLSSSTETSRETEDEYDIFKPQPIPKKTKASPPDSTGLKEDEEDDYDDYMIDFEARRVKERRAHEEILSGRYRHPNIIPRISAENHDMADLNHHAISSSISTDMSNCSIDSKSLHVDEENDDAANNADGGQVLKSTHEQFHPAIDIQAPSERVTPIEEERFKPDASSISTSEYDLCLPSGGGSCESSDLKVWMRSESVNSVPSWASSISLDSQSEEVVLEFMRRFLTALFDNSCAISLELKSEFGQMARTEAGRLWFSRLVNAQRVKSKMVDETTFYSLVQYFAIVLFECHESEDFSPAKSLMNMCFTFYHDITVPGIEPYREYLYIYLRDQPIWHSLRFWNAAFFDALQCERAHRPVPQTKRSSTTQKDSSNGTTRRNTATPQRDRSQSISSATNEEIDEEIKLDIKEDVLEEKNHLFEITEDVKFQQNITFGQLGTFTCNMHAFGLSKQLCLEFLRKQCTIANLSKEDEKLLRDNINRMYRETERWSEH; encoded by the exons ATGGTTGATTTTCCATCAACGTCCCAGAAAACGAATGGCGATGTGCAGAAAATGAGGCAACTCATGGGTCGTACACCTGgaataattaaatcaaaatttttatcagtAATTGGCAGtagcaatgaaatttttaatggtaTTTCCAGTAAGGTATGTAAATGTGTGctttattatgcaaaatacCTTATCATATACGCTatgtgtaaaaataaaatagaacgCGAAAGTTGCTTTAAAAAAGtacagaataataaaattattcacagtCTTATTTGTCAAGGAAGTTGGACTAacattaaacaatttattttgcagcTTGAAGCATTGAGTTTGAGTTCATCCACGGAGACTTCTCGGGAGACAGAAGACGAGTACGATATCTTCAAACCACAGCCAATTCCAAAGAAGACCAAAGCAAGTCCACCTGATTCAACGGGATTAAAGGAAGACGAGGAAGATGATTATGATGACTACATGATTGATTTTGAAGCAAGACGTGTCAAGGAGAGACGTGCCCATGAAGAAATCCTCTCTGGACGATACAGACATCCTAATATTATTCCAA gAATTTCAGCTGAAAATCACGATATGGCCGATCTGAACCATCATGCAATTTCATCATCAATTTCCACGGATATGAGTAATTGCTCTATTGATTCGAAATCCCTTCATGTCGACGAGGAGAATGATGATGCAGCAAATAATGCAGATGGTGGTCAGGTTTTGAAGTCAACTCATGAACAATTTCACCCTGCTATTGATATCCAGGCACCCAGTGAACGTGTAACCCCAATTGAGGAGGAGAGATTCAAGCCAGATGCGAGTAGTATCTCAACAAGTGAGTACGATTTATGCCTCCCAAGTGGTGGTGGGAGTTGTGAGTCGTCGGATTTGAAGGTGTGGATGCGATCGGAATCCGTGAATTCTGTCCCATCGTGGGCATCATCAATAAGTCTCGACAGTCAATCAGAGGAGGTGGTCCTGGAATTTATGAGACGCTTCCTCACGGCGCTCTTTGACAATTCCTGCGCAATAAGTCTCGAATTGAAGTCGGAGTTTGGACAAATGGCCAGAACTGAGGCAGGACGTCTGTGGTTCTCTCGGCTTGTTAATGCACAACGTGTAAAGTCGAAGATGGTGGATGAAACGACTTTCTACTCCTTGGTGCAGTACTTTGCGATTGTCCTCTTTGAATGCCATGAAAGTGAGGATTTTTCTCCGGCTAAAAGTCTCATGAATATGTGCTTTACATTCTACCACGACA TTACTGTACCAGGAATAGAGCCCTATAGAGAATATCTCTACATCTACTTGAGGGATCAACCAATTTGGCATTCCTTGCGCTTCTGGAATGCCGCCTTTTTTGACGCCCTTCAGTGTGAACGAGCACATCGTCCCGTGCCTCAGACAAAGAGATCATCAACAACGCAGAAGGATTCATCAAATGGTACTACACGAAGGAATACGGCAACACCCCAAAGAGATCGATCTCAATCAATTTCTTCCGCGACAAATGAGGAGattgatgaagaaattaaGCTGGATATCAAAGAGGATGTGCTTGAGGAGAAAAATCATCTCTTTGAAATTACTGAAGATgttaaatttcaacaaaatatcaCCTTTGGCCAATTAGG AACATTCACGTGCAATATGCACGCCTTTGGTTTGAGCAAACAGCTGTGCCTTGAATTTCTACGGAAGCAATGCACAATTGCAAATCTGAGCAAGGAGGATGAGAAACTCCTCCGAGACAATATTAATCGCATGTATAGAGAAACAGAACGTTGGAGCGA ACATTAG
- the LOC129787166 gene encoding uncharacterized protein KIAA0513 isoform X2 has product MVDFPSTSQKTNGDVQKMRQLMGRTPGIIKSKFLSVIGSSNEIFNGISSKLEALSLSSSTETSRETEDEYDIFKPQPIPKKTKASPPDSTGLKEDEEDDYDDYMIDFEARRVKERRAHEEILSGRYRHPNIIPRISAENHDMADLNHHAISSSISTDMSNCSIDSKSLHVDEENDDAANNADGGQVLKSTHEQFHPAIDIQAPSERVTPIEEERFKPDASSISTSEYDLCLPSGGGSCESSDLKVWMRSESVNSVPSWASSISLDSQSEEVVLEFMRRFLTALFDNSCAISLELKSEFGQMARTEAGRLWFSRLVNAQRVKSKMVDETTFYSLVQYFAIVLFECHESEDFSPAKSLMNMCFTFYHDITVPGIEPYREYLYIYLRDQPIWHSLRFWNAAFFDALQCERAHRPVPQTKRSSTTQKDSSNGTTRRNTATPQRDRSQSISSATNEEIDEEIKLDIKEDVLEEKNHLFEITEDVKFQQNITFGQLGTFTCNMHAFGLSKQLCLEFLRKQCTIANLSKEDEKLLRDNINRMYRETERWSEH; this is encoded by the exons ATGGTTGATTTTCCATCAACGTCCCAGAAAACGAATGGCGATGTGCAGAAAATGAGGCAACTCATGGGTCGTACACCTGgaataattaaatcaaaatttttatcagtAATTGGCAGtagcaatgaaatttttaatggtaTTTCCAGTAAG cTTGAAGCATTGAGTTTGAGTTCATCCACGGAGACTTCTCGGGAGACAGAAGACGAGTACGATATCTTCAAACCACAGCCAATTCCAAAGAAGACCAAAGCAAGTCCACCTGATTCAACGGGATTAAAGGAAGACGAGGAAGATGATTATGATGACTACATGATTGATTTTGAAGCAAGACGTGTCAAGGAGAGACGTGCCCATGAAGAAATCCTCTCTGGACGATACAGACATCCTAATATTATTCCAA gAATTTCAGCTGAAAATCACGATATGGCCGATCTGAACCATCATGCAATTTCATCATCAATTTCCACGGATATGAGTAATTGCTCTATTGATTCGAAATCCCTTCATGTCGACGAGGAGAATGATGATGCAGCAAATAATGCAGATGGTGGTCAGGTTTTGAAGTCAACTCATGAACAATTTCACCCTGCTATTGATATCCAGGCACCCAGTGAACGTGTAACCCCAATTGAGGAGGAGAGATTCAAGCCAGATGCGAGTAGTATCTCAACAAGTGAGTACGATTTATGCCTCCCAAGTGGTGGTGGGAGTTGTGAGTCGTCGGATTTGAAGGTGTGGATGCGATCGGAATCCGTGAATTCTGTCCCATCGTGGGCATCATCAATAAGTCTCGACAGTCAATCAGAGGAGGTGGTCCTGGAATTTATGAGACGCTTCCTCACGGCGCTCTTTGACAATTCCTGCGCAATAAGTCTCGAATTGAAGTCGGAGTTTGGACAAATGGCCAGAACTGAGGCAGGACGTCTGTGGTTCTCTCGGCTTGTTAATGCACAACGTGTAAAGTCGAAGATGGTGGATGAAACGACTTTCTACTCCTTGGTGCAGTACTTTGCGATTGTCCTCTTTGAATGCCATGAAAGTGAGGATTTTTCTCCGGCTAAAAGTCTCATGAATATGTGCTTTACATTCTACCACGACA TTACTGTACCAGGAATAGAGCCCTATAGAGAATATCTCTACATCTACTTGAGGGATCAACCAATTTGGCATTCCTTGCGCTTCTGGAATGCCGCCTTTTTTGACGCCCTTCAGTGTGAACGAGCACATCGTCCCGTGCCTCAGACAAAGAGATCATCAACAACGCAGAAGGATTCATCAAATGGTACTACACGAAGGAATACGGCAACACCCCAAAGAGATCGATCTCAATCAATTTCTTCCGCGACAAATGAGGAGattgatgaagaaattaaGCTGGATATCAAAGAGGATGTGCTTGAGGAGAAAAATCATCTCTTTGAAATTACTGAAGATgttaaatttcaacaaaatatcaCCTTTGGCCAATTAGG AACATTCACGTGCAATATGCACGCCTTTGGTTTGAGCAAACAGCTGTGCCTTGAATTTCTACGGAAGCAATGCACAATTGCAAATCTGAGCAAGGAGGATGAGAAACTCCTCCGAGACAATATTAATCGCATGTATAGAGAAACAGAACGTTGGAGCGA ACATTAG
- the LOC129787172 gene encoding uncharacterized protein LOC129787172, which translates to MNSGKTPKTKSRKRLLKRKSSFSADSTGSPQAGTSVTSTNQFLNRNCSTPVSSTTGKDGNAWNSPQLASSPIRALSQDLYKQTGVAWQWESPRQSPLAKRRLTRRSIVVVQKDSVGEGKRMLRSQTAKKSGKNQPKENDEGGAGGFLKFREDLMTLDTSPELAPEANGSPSVEQKEKSATSKVETTADMVKYVLDGSDTFCVNGEKTIEKPKGAATRDDRDFLFDDSAIDRDLEALAKEVEAKTATVPKGPPDKGAAGESEEFVFTAEEEKKTDVAKVPPKSQMTTRNEDLKWLDDTSFDEILSQMPLDAPGTSRNASFGRHATMPAQKQTQPDVKNNVSKGIFRYDSMPTDSTTNREPAQSLSRNGSNESVSSTSSAGRCSAREIQLKRLEAKQRLLKNSLQQKNINKR; encoded by the exons ATGAACAGTGGAAAGACGCCGAAGACAAAGAGCAGGAAGCGGTTGCTCAAGAGAAAATCTAGTTTTTCAGCAGACTCAACGG GAAGTCCTCAGGCGGGGACTTCGGTGACGAGTACGAATCAATTCTTGAACCGCAACTGCTCGACACCTGTGAGTTCTACCACTGGAAAGGATGGGAATGCCTGGAATTCACCGCAACTGGCTTCCTCGCCAATTCGTGCATTGTCGCAGGATCTGTACAAACAAACTGGTGTGGCGTGGCAGTGGGAGAGTCCTCGGCAGAGTCCCCTGGCGAAACGAAGGCTGACGCGGAGGAGTATTGTTGTTGTGCAGAAAGATAGTGTTGGAGAGGGAAAGCGAATGCTGAGATCTCAAACTGCCAAGAAGAGTGGAAAGAATCAGCCGAAGGAGAATGATGAAGGGGGCGCGGGTGGATTCCTCAAGTTCCGGGAGGATTTAATGACTCTCGATACATCCCCGGAGCTTGCCCCGGAGGCCAATGGATCACCCAGTGTGGAACAGAAGGAGAAATCTGCGACATCCAAAGTGGAGACCACGGCGGATATGGTGAAGTATGTGTTGGATGGCTCTGATACCTTCTGCGTGAATGGCGAGAAGACAATTGAGAAGCCAAAAGGTGCTGCAACACGTGACGATAGAGACTTCCTCTTCGATGACTCAGCCATCGATCGTGATTTGGAGGCTCTTGCCAAGGAGGTTGAAGCTAAAACTGCCACAGTTCCAAAGGGCCCTCCTGACAAGGGAGCAGCTGGTGAATCAGAAGAGTTTGTCTTTACTGCGGAAGAGGAGAAGAAGACAGATGTGGCAAAGGTTCCACCTAAATCTCAAATGACAACGCGGAATGAAGATCTTAAATGGCTGGATGATACATCTTTTGATGAAATACTGTCGCAAATGCCTCTTGATGCGCCCGGAACGAGTCGCAATGCCAGCTTTGGGAGACACGCCACGATGCCGGCGCAAAAGCAAACACAACCCGATGTGAAGAATAATGTCTCAAAGGGAATCTTCAGGTACGACAGCATGCCGACGGATTCAACGACAAACAGAGAACCTGCACAGAGTTTGTCCCGGAATGGGAGCAATGAATCTGTCTCCTCCACATCCT cTGCTGGAAGATGTTCTGCGCGGGAGATTCAGCTAAAGCGTCTGGAGGCAAAGCAGCGTCTCCTGAAGAATTCTCTACagcaaaagaatataaataaaagatga
- the LOC129787171 gene encoding protein YIF1B-B isoform X2, which yields MNYNANASARQPSGVRKPKRVSDTNAMGPAAPLQGAPQFMSTPQQPYGMATSTPTYAPQNPSPQQQFQMPQQQQQNYGFDQNINQSNYSQYPGGNFAPGQQPQAQQMPFGGAPGGQPGGFPGQFSMLQQPIVQDMAMQYGQRLADQGKELVNREFEKYIPVTRLKYYFAVDNRYVINKLRLLFFPFTHTDWSLKYDQDSPVQPRYDVNAPDLYIPTMAYITYIVLAGLALGMQDRFSPEQLGILASSALAYSIFELIIYSVTLYVANISTSLKTLDLLAFSGYKYTIINFCILVSILFRRSGYYAALAYCSFSLAFFLLRNIKAKVLSNPQTAPVPGGYDPYGNQQQFDQTLGHKRKLYFLLLVAALQPLLAFWLSWHLIPSVTLEVQ from the exons ATGAACTACAACGCCAATGCTAGCGCCCGGCAGC CCAGCGGTGTCCGGAAACCCAAGAGAGTTAGCGATACGAATGCAATGGGTCCAGCTGCACCCCTACAGGGTGCTCCGCAGTTTATGTCCACTCCACAGCAACCGTATGGAATGGCAACAAGTACACCCACGTATGCTCCGCAGAATCCTTCACCACAGCAGCAATTCCAAATgccgcagcagcagcagcagaatTATGGATTTGACCAAAATATCAATCAGAGCAATTATTCCCAGTACCCAGGAGGTAATTTTGCGCCGGGTCAGCAGCCACAGGCACAGCAGATGCCCTTTGGTGGGGCACCAGGAGGTCAACCGGGTGGTTTTCCGGGGCAATTTTCCATGTTGCAGCAACCAATTGTCCAGGACATGGCAATGCAGTATGGGCAGCGACTTGCAGATCAGGGCAAGGAGTTGGTTAATCGGGAATTTGAAAAGTATATCCCGGTTACGCGGCTCAAGTACTACTTTGCCGTGGACAATAGGTACGTCATCAATAAGCTGCGGCTCCTCTTCTTCCCCTTCACCCACACGGATTGGTCGCTGAAGTACGACCAAGACAGCCCGGTGCAGCCGAGGTATGACGTCAATGCTCCGGATCTCTACATCCCAACCATGGCCTACATCACGTACATTGTGCTTGCTGGACTCGCTCTGg gGATGCAGGATCGTTTCTCGCCGGAACAGCTGGGCATCCTGGCATCAAGCGCCTTGGCTTACAGCATCTTTGAACTCATCATCTACTCTGTGACTCTCTACGTGGCCAACATTTCGACATCCCTCAAGACACTGGATCTGCTCGCCTTCTCCGGCTACAAGTACACCATCATCAATTTCTGCATCCTCGTCAGTATCCTCTTCCGCCGGTCCGGATACTACGCTGCACTCGCCTACTGTAGCTTCTCCCTTGCCTTCTTTTTG CTACGCAACATAAAGGCGAAGGTGCTGTCAAATCCACAGACCGCTCCTGTGCCCGGGGGCTACGATCCGTACGGGAATCAACAGCAATTCGACCAGACATTGGGtcacaaaagaaaactctATTTTCTCCTCCTGGTTGCCGCCCTCCAGCCACTCCTGGCCTTCTGGCTATCGTGGCATCTCATACCGAGTGTCACGCTGGAAGTTCAGTAG